A region from the Triticum urartu cultivar G1812 chromosome 1, Tu2.1, whole genome shotgun sequence genome encodes:
- the LOC125523689 gene encoding uncharacterized protein LOC125523689, with the protein MFSAAQASVCQAQPPLHLTPLVGDAAPPAEDRGAASVRSPLAARVVAGTASARYLSCPRRYFTERLRYVRILSLPGGTASCVRWQTNCGRARARPLAGAAVAVLIPCCFTGRAGESSTSWLRCQLNWRGKWKPDIACSSS; encoded by the exons ATGTTTTCGGCAGCGCAGGCCTCCGTCTGTCAGGCCCAACCACCGCTCCACCTCACCCCCCTCGTCGGCGACGCGGCCCCGCCGGCAGAAGACCGCGGCGCAGCTTCCGTCCGCTCGCCGCTCGCCGCCCGAGTAGTGGCAGGCACCGCGAGCGCGAGGTATTTGTCCTGTCCACGTCGCTACTTTACGGAACGGCTCCGCTACGTACGCATTCTCTCCCTCCCGGGCGGCACGGCGTCGTGTGTCCGGTGGCAAACTAATTGTGGCCGTGCCCGTGCGCGGCCGCTCGCCGGCGCCGCCGTGGCTGTACTTATTCCTTGCTGCTTCACGGGCCGGGCAG GAGAAAGCAGTACTAGCTGGTTGCGGTGCCAACTTAACTGGCGTGGAAAGTGGAAACCAGACATTGCCTGCAGTAGTTCCTGA